Proteins co-encoded in one Jeotgalibacillus malaysiensis genomic window:
- a CDS encoding DsdX permease gives MLTGNMLILIFLLSLGALFFLILKLKLEPFLALIGVALATALVIGIPVAEVPGIVAGGFGATLTGVGILIGLGVVFGQFLAASGAIERIAQAVLRVFGVQKSPAGLALTGTAVSIPVFFDAAFVILSGLIKSLSKKTGISIVSFVTALGVGLIVSHSMIAPTPGPLVVAENTGSDLGLFILYGIICAIPATLVGGYLYGMFIGKHVKSDVTTDETEEAAATAEAAAPRKQISTGLSFAMLALPIVLILINTVSNLFIAEGSLSTALGFIGDKNVALFISVIVAIVVLQPYISAPKQELYTEAINSAGLIILVTGAGGAFGAVINQSGIGDHLIATMQSWSIPVLLLAFIFSQILRASLGSATVALVTTSSIMGPLAVDLGVAPVLLGLAICAGATGLSLPNDSGFWVVNKFGKLTIPQTLKAWTVGGFLAGLTALTMVYILSLFSGVLPGL, from the coding sequence ATGTTAACAGGCAATATGCTGATTCTGATCTTTTTACTTTCATTAGGGGCGTTATTCTTCCTGATTCTAAAATTGAAGCTTGAACCGTTTTTAGCATTGATCGGGGTTGCGCTTGCGACTGCGTTAGTGATCGGGATTCCGGTTGCTGAAGTGCCGGGCATTGTCGCAGGCGGATTTGGTGCAACGCTTACCGGTGTCGGGATCTTAATCGGTCTTGGGGTTGTATTTGGTCAATTTCTTGCAGCATCAGGCGCAATTGAACGGATTGCACAGGCAGTCCTTCGCGTATTCGGTGTACAAAAATCACCTGCAGGCCTTGCGCTGACAGGTACAGCCGTATCGATTCCGGTATTCTTTGACGCAGCATTTGTTATTTTGAGCGGATTGATTAAGAGTCTATCAAAGAAAACAGGGATCTCAATCGTGTCATTCGTTACAGCACTTGGGGTAGGTCTGATCGTCTCACACAGTATGATCGCACCAACACCTGGGCCGCTTGTGGTTGCTGAAAATACAGGGTCTGATCTTGGACTATTTATTTTATACGGTATTATCTGTGCGATTCCTGCAACATTAGTTGGGGGATACCTGTACGGGATGTTTATTGGTAAGCACGTGAAATCAGACGTTACAACTGACGAGACTGAAGAAGCTGCAGCAACAGCTGAAGCAGCAGCGCCACGCAAGCAGATCAGCACAGGTCTTTCATTTGCCATGCTTGCACTGCCAATCGTGTTAATTCTAATTAATACAGTATCAAACCTGTTTATCGCAGAAGGTTCACTATCTACAGCGCTTGGCTTTATTGGGGATAAAAACGTTGCGCTCTTTATCAGTGTGATCGTCGCGATCGTTGTGCTGCAGCCTTACATCAGCGCGCCAAAGCAGGAGCTTTATACAGAAGCGATTAACTCTGCCGGATTGATTATTCTTGTAACTGGTGCTGGTGGTGCGTTCGGAGCGGTTATCAACCAGAGTGGAATCGGTGATCACTTGATCGCAACAATGCAGAGCTGGAGCATTCCGGTACTACTCCTTGCATTTATTTTCTCACAGATCCTGCGCGCATCACTCGGATCAGCAACGGTTGCTCTTGTGACAACTTCAAGTATTATGGGACCGCTGGCTGTAGACCTTGGTGTCGCACCAGTCCTGCTTGGTCTTGCGATCTGTGCCGGCGCAACCGGACTGTCACTGCCAAACGACTCAGGCTTCTGGGTAGTGAACAAGTTTGGTAAGTTGACCATTCCACAGACGCTGAAGGCATGGACAGTTGGTGGGTTCTTAGCTGGACTGACAGCGCTTACGATGGTTTATATTTTGAGCTTGTTCTCAGGTGTATTGCCTGGGCTTTAA
- a CDS encoding glycine/betaine ABC transporter permease yields the protein MRSVSTVFWYGLGVCLIVVLWGVLAPVNLQTITAEVTGFLSNWFGWYYLLIVMIMLIFCVYLIFSRFGNIKLGKSDDQPEFKLSTWFAMLFSAGMGMGLVFWTTAEPISHAFTSSPISEEGSSQAIKEALQFSFFHWGVHAWAVYAIVALVLAYFKFHKGYPGLISATLIPVFGEKRMNGMPGTIIDTLAVVATVVGVAATLGFGSAQINEGLAFLFNTPSNFTVQLIILAISTALFIFSAWSGVSRGIKYLSNINMLLGFLLMIILLIVGPTLYIFNMFTDSLGGYIANFFDMSLRVAPLNEENQSWIKAWTIFYWAWWISWSPFVGIFIARISKGRTVKEFMLGVLFVPAIVCFIFFSVFGVSAINLEQLGIEKISSFPIETATFATLQHYPLGTLMSLLTIVVIAIFFITSADSATFVLGMLSTSGSMNPEGPVKILWGLSLSSMAAIIVYFGGTQGLQNVLIIAAFPFSVVILLMGYSFFRSANQEVGRRKKKIDKSM from the coding sequence ATGAGAAGTGTTTCAACAGTTTTTTGGTATGGATTAGGCGTGTGTCTGATTGTTGTATTATGGGGTGTACTCGCACCGGTGAATCTTCAAACAATAACAGCAGAAGTAACAGGATTTTTATCTAATTGGTTTGGATGGTATTACTTATTAATTGTTATGATCATGCTGATTTTTTGTGTGTATTTAATATTTTCACGGTTTGGAAATATTAAATTAGGGAAGTCTGATGATCAGCCTGAATTTAAGCTTTCTACATGGTTTGCGATGCTGTTTAGTGCGGGGATGGGGATGGGACTTGTGTTCTGGACTACAGCTGAACCGATCTCTCACGCTTTTACTTCAAGTCCGATTTCTGAAGAAGGCAGCAGTCAGGCAATCAAAGAAGCGCTTCAATTTTCGTTTTTCCACTGGGGTGTTCACGCATGGGCTGTCTATGCGATCGTCGCGCTTGTACTTGCTTATTTCAAGTTTCACAAAGGATATCCCGGACTGATCAGTGCTACGCTCATACCTGTCTTTGGAGAAAAAAGAATGAACGGTATGCCCGGAACGATTATTGATACGCTTGCAGTTGTAGCAACAGTTGTCGGCGTCGCTGCAACACTTGGGTTTGGATCCGCTCAAATCAATGAGGGACTGGCATTTTTATTTAATACACCAAGTAATTTTACAGTTCAATTAATCATTTTAGCGATTTCTACAGCTTTATTTATTTTCTCAGCATGGTCTGGTGTCAGTAGAGGAATCAAATATCTAAGTAACATAAACATGCTTCTTGGGTTTTTATTAATGATCATTTTATTGATTGTCGGTCCAACGTTATACATATTCAATATGTTTACAGATTCTCTTGGAGGTTATATTGCAAACTTTTTTGATATGAGCTTAAGAGTTGCACCTCTTAATGAAGAAAATCAATCCTGGATTAAAGCCTGGACGATATTCTACTGGGCCTGGTGGATTTCCTGGTCACCATTTGTTGGTATTTTCATTGCCAGAATTTCAAAAGGCCGTACTGTGAAAGAGTTCATGCTTGGTGTACTATTTGTACCTGCAATCGTTTGCTTTATCTTTTTCTCAGTGTTTGGTGTCTCAGCAATCAATCTGGAACAGCTTGGAATCGAAAAGATTTCGTCATTCCCAATTGAAACGGCTACATTTGCAACACTGCAGCATTATCCACTTGGCACACTCATGTCATTACTGACAATCGTGGTCATTGCAATCTTTTTTATTACATCAGCGGATTCTGCTACATTTGTACTCGGGATGTTATCTACATCCGGCTCCATGAATCCGGAAGGCCCTGTTAAGATTCTCTGGGGACTTTCACTTTCTTCAATGGCTGCTATTATTGTCTACTTTGGCGGCACACAAGGTCTGCAGAATGTATTGATTATTGCAGCGTTTCCATTTTCAGTTGTCATATTATTAATGGGATATTCCTTCTTCCGGTCCGCTAATCAGGAGGTCGGCAGAAGAAAGAAAAAGATAGATAAAAGTATGTAA
- a CDS encoding tartronate semialdehyde reductase, with the protein MRIGFIGLGIMGKPMAKNLLAADFDVTVFDLNTAAIQELAALGANPATSPAETAEGQDVIFTMLPAHPHVEAVLFGENGVAETVKQGAIVVDMSSISPVYSKQFAAQLAEKGVHFIDAPVSGGEPKAIDGTLAIMAGGQPNIYEKAYPALEAMGGQIILVGDTGSGTTAKLANQIMVNVNIAAMSEALVLAAKAGIDVEKMYQAIRGGLAGSAVLDAKVPLILERNFVAGGRIDINAKDLTNVLDTGSALGVSLPLSGQVLEMYEEMKAEGKGADDHGGLVQHYEKLAGIKVQKEVNAK; encoded by the coding sequence ATGAGAATTGGATTTATTGGACTTGGGATTATGGGGAAACCGATGGCGAAGAATTTGCTTGCAGCAGATTTTGACGTGACGGTATTCGATTTAAATACAGCAGCGATTCAGGAACTTGCAGCGCTAGGCGCAAACCCGGCAACGTCACCAGCAGAAACAGCAGAGGGGCAGGACGTGATTTTTACCATGCTGCCGGCTCATCCGCACGTTGAAGCTGTACTTTTCGGTGAAAATGGTGTGGCGGAAACAGTGAAGCAGGGTGCAATTGTCGTCGATATGAGTTCAATCTCACCAGTTTATTCAAAGCAGTTTGCAGCGCAGCTCGCTGAAAAAGGTGTTCATTTTATCGACGCACCGGTAAGCGGCGGGGAACCAAAAGCAATTGATGGCACGCTTGCAATTATGGCGGGAGGTCAGCCGAACATTTATGAAAAGGCTTACCCGGCACTTGAGGCAATGGGCGGACAGATTATCCTGGTTGGTGACACAGGATCAGGCACGACAGCTAAGCTTGCGAATCAGATTATGGTGAATGTGAATATCGCTGCGATGTCAGAAGCTCTCGTGCTTGCCGCAAAAGCAGGAATTGATGTGGAGAAGATGTATCAGGCGATCCGCGGTGGACTGGCAGGCAGTGCAGTGCTGGATGCGAAGGTGCCACTTATTTTAGAGCGTAACTTTGTCGCAGGCGGACGAATTGATATTAACGCGAAAGACTTAACAAATGTACTGGATACAGGTAGCGCATTAGGCGTATCACTTCCGCTTTCAGGTCAGGTGCTTGAAATGTATGAAGAGATGAAGGCTGAAGGTAAAGGAGCAGATGACCACGGCGGTCTCGTGCAGCATTATGAAAAGCTTGCAGGTATCAAAGTGCAGAAGGAAGTGAATGCAAAATGA
- a CDS encoding ABC transporter: MSNYKKYQIEVAEDIQSTLDEMGTQPILFVGSGLSKRYFNGPNWIELLEILKQRCKDIETEVGYYIQDKVSLEEIGSIYTENYRKWAWKNKENFPEELFAVNVPKDAYIKYEISKFFQEITPSEIDEIKDENNKKEIELLKNIQPHAVITTNYDNFIESILPDYQPIIGQQVLRPDTMSIGEIFKIHGCITKPQELIFNQEDYDVFIEKKKYLSAKLLTFFAEHPLLFIGYSGNDKNIQSILSDIDEIISTNGELIPNIYFLSFNKNLNSEAQPSKEKIFVINKKEIRVKYIETDNFSWVFETFSANKAVENVHPKLLRALLARTYKLVRSDIPRRSVEVDFEMIRNVVEDDESLPKLYGVSFLNNPSEINIQFPLTLTDVGKKLGFNGWHGADNLILQIQHEKGNNIKKSDNIYHVAIPTGSSKIHKYSQQTIDLLRLVKNGEAYDLNI; the protein is encoded by the coding sequence TTGTCAAATTATAAAAAATATCAAATAGAAGTTGCTGAAGATATTCAAAGCACCTTAGATGAAATGGGAACTCAACCAATTTTATTTGTTGGATCTGGATTATCAAAAAGATATTTTAATGGTCCTAATTGGATTGAACTCTTAGAAATTTTGAAGCAAAGGTGCAAAGATATAGAGACTGAAGTAGGATATTACATTCAAGATAAGGTGTCTTTGGAGGAAATCGGATCAATTTACACAGAAAATTACAGAAAATGGGCATGGAAAAATAAAGAGAATTTCCCAGAAGAATTGTTTGCAGTTAATGTGCCGAAAGATGCGTACATAAAATATGAAATTAGCAAGTTCTTTCAAGAGATAACACCATCAGAAATCGATGAAATAAAAGATGAGAACAATAAAAAAGAAATAGAGTTATTAAAAAACATTCAACCTCATGCAGTGATTACTACAAATTATGATAACTTTATTGAGAGTATTTTACCAGATTATCAACCTATCATCGGACAGCAAGTTTTAAGGCCCGACACTATGTCAATAGGTGAAATATTCAAAATCCACGGGTGCATTACCAAACCTCAAGAATTAATTTTCAATCAAGAAGACTATGATGTTTTTATAGAAAAGAAAAAGTATTTAAGCGCTAAACTATTAACATTCTTTGCAGAACACCCTTTACTTTTTATTGGTTATAGTGGGAACGATAAAAATATTCAATCGATTCTATCTGATATAGATGAAATTATTTCTACTAATGGTGAATTAATACCTAATATTTATTTCCTGTCGTTTAATAAAAATTTGAATAGTGAAGCACAACCATCTAAAGAAAAGATTTTTGTAATAAATAAAAAAGAAATTCGAGTGAAATATATTGAAACTGATAATTTCTCATGGGTATTCGAAACATTTTCAGCTAATAAAGCAGTTGAAAATGTTCACCCAAAACTTTTAAGAGCTTTATTAGCAAGGACATATAAACTAGTAAGAAGTGATATACCTAGACGGAGTGTAGAGGTTGATTTTGAGATGATACGAAATGTTGTAGAAGATGATGAGTCACTACCAAAATTGTATGGGGTATCATTTTTAAACAATCCAAGCGAAATAAATATACAATTCCCTCTAACTTTAACTGATGTAGGGAAAAAATTAGGTTTTAATGGATGGCATGGAGCTGATAACTTAATACTGCAAATCCAACATGAAAAAGGTAATAATATAAAAAAGTCTGATAACATTTATCATGTGGCTATCCCAACCGGAAGTTCAAAAATTCATAAGTATTCTCAACAGACTATTGATTTGCTTCGGTTGGTTAAAAATGGTGAAGCATATGATTTAAATATTTAA
- a CDS encoding transcriptional regulator, translated as MNWDERRQIVKVSTLYYFEGMTQAEIAKKIGVSRPLISKLLNKAREHGIVEIYIKDENAHTVELENRLEKKYGLKEAIVVPSAGRSPEMVKHSLGKAASVYVSKNIGDKKSLGISWGTTLAKFVEEYPYETHQELKVIPLVGGMGRKLVEVHSNLLAYQLAQKMNTTCSYLYAPAMVENEELKKRLVESEDISMVLEEGRNVNMAVVGMGTPFEQSTMTTMDYLKEDHLKALKEAGAVGDIGSRFFDQHGQQIKHPLNDMVIGLDIEEYKKIPELIGIVEGTHKAEGIKAALKGGYLNVLVIDDKTASLIL; from the coding sequence ATGAATTGGGATGAGCGAAGGCAAATCGTAAAAGTATCAACACTATACTATTTTGAAGGTATGACACAGGCAGAAATTGCAAAAAAAATCGGCGTGTCCCGTCCTTTAATATCAAAATTACTAAACAAGGCCCGGGAACACGGGATTGTTGAAATCTATATTAAAGATGAAAATGCACATACAGTTGAACTGGAAAATCGACTTGAAAAAAAGTACGGCCTGAAAGAAGCGATTGTGGTTCCTTCAGCCGGCAGAAGTCCGGAAATGGTCAAGCACTCACTGGGAAAAGCAGCCTCAGTGTATGTATCTAAAAATATTGGCGACAAAAAATCACTCGGCATATCCTGGGGCACCACACTGGCAAAGTTCGTAGAGGAATATCCTTATGAAACCCATCAGGAATTAAAGGTTATTCCTCTAGTCGGCGGCATGGGTAGAAAACTCGTTGAAGTGCATTCCAACCTGCTTGCCTATCAGCTGGCGCAGAAGATGAACACGACCTGCTCCTATCTATACGCGCCCGCTATGGTTGAAAACGAAGAACTAAAAAAACGACTTGTTGAGTCAGAGGATATTTCAATGGTCCTTGAAGAAGGACGCAATGTAAATATGGCAGTGGTCGGAATGGGGACTCCTTTCGAGCAGTCCACCATGACAACCATGGATTATCTGAAAGAGGATCACTTAAAGGCACTGAAAGAGGCCGGAGCCGTTGGTGACATTGGCTCACGCTTTTTCGACCAACATGGTCAGCAAATCAAACATCCATTGAATGACATGGTCATCGGGCTGGATATCGAAGAATACAAAAAAATTCCTGAGCTGATTGGAATTGTGGAAGGCACACATAAAGCAGAAGGGATCAAAGCCGCTTTAAAGGGCGGTTACCTGAATGTTTTAGTGATTGATGATAAGACGGCGTCTTTGATTCTTTGA
- a CDS encoding GntR family transcriptional regulator: MSKPSSSAYVLAYETIRDRILNGELEGGTKLTEERLAEELGVSRTPIRESIRRLEQEGLIKKKRVVKPTESDLRHMFQVRMILEGHAARTAAAYMTDDELTALAECIHIGRTGTIEEIMKANKQFHDLIVQASRNPVMIDIIDQMQSIIYLFRKTVVYHKRTGLIDEHEEIYEAIKGRDAEKAELLMKKHLQADLDFSVHVL; this comes from the coding sequence ATGTCAAAACCATCATCATCTGCCTACGTACTCGCGTATGAAACGATCCGCGACAGAATTCTAAACGGAGAATTAGAAGGCGGAACAAAATTAACAGAAGAACGCCTTGCTGAAGAACTCGGCGTCAGCCGCACCCCAATCAGAGAATCCATCAGGCGGCTCGAGCAGGAAGGCCTAATCAAAAAGAAACGCGTCGTCAAACCAACCGAAAGTGACCTGCGCCACATGTTCCAGGTACGTATGATCCTTGAAGGTCATGCCGCCAGAACCGCAGCCGCCTACATGACAGACGACGAACTCACAGCACTTGCCGAATGCATCCACATCGGCCGCACCGGCACCATCGAAGAAATCATGAAAGCCAACAAACAATTCCACGACCTGATTGTTCAAGCCAGTCGCAACCCTGTCATGATCGACATCATTGATCAAATGCAGTCGATTATTTACCTGTTCAGAAAAACAGTTGTGTATCATAAGAGAACTGGATTGATTGATGAGCATGAGGAGATTTATGAAGCGATTAAGGGTAGAGATGCCGAGAAGGCTGAGTTATTGATGAAGAAGCATTTGCAGGCGGATTTGGATTTTTCGGTGCATGTTTTGTGA
- a CDS encoding glutamine amidotransferase: protein MQTKKAFLYVFNTMSDWEYGYLIAELNSGRYFKEDLAPLKVITVGANKEMVTTMGGLSIKPDVPLDECSFESNDLLILPGGTTWSEDIHQPILERTGQALKHGTIVAAICGAIEGLANMGYLDTRKHTSNNLEYTKMVCPNYRGEKYYELGPAVSDANLVTASGIAPLEFAMEVLKKLEVFTPDTLHSWYNLNKMHEDEHFFQLMSSMNK from the coding sequence ATGCAAACGAAAAAAGCTTTTTTATATGTCTTTAACACAATGTCAGACTGGGAATATGGATATTTAATTGCTGAATTAAACTCAGGAAGGTATTTCAAAGAGGATTTAGCACCTTTAAAAGTAATAACAGTAGGAGCTAATAAAGAAATGGTTACCACTATGGGAGGGCTGAGCATAAAACCGGATGTTCCCCTTGATGAATGTTCTTTTGAGAGTAATGATCTTTTAATCCTGCCGGGAGGAACTACGTGGAGTGAAGACATTCATCAGCCTATCCTGGAGAGAACCGGGCAGGCGCTAAAGCACGGCACAATCGTTGCGGCAATTTGTGGTGCAATTGAGGGTCTCGCGAATATGGGATACTTAGATACCAGAAAGCATACGAGTAATAACTTAGAATATACTAAAATGGTCTGTCCTAACTATAGAGGAGAAAAGTATTATGAATTGGGACCTGCTGTATCTGACGCAAATTTAGTTACTGCATCAGGTATAGCTCCTCTGGAATTTGCGATGGAGGTACTGAAAAAGTTAGAGGTATTTACACCAGATACATTGCATTCATGGTATAACCTGAATAAAATGCATGAAGATGAACACTTCTTTCAGTTGATGAGTTCAATGAATAAATGA
- a CDS encoding HNH nuclease: MIAIKINDKSIVNKHFESIKNHLVNTKNLKYNFSDLDDWIKRITRNYCGLEELIIAEPNELNVIIEKVHETGINFHTKPTSKDKNSDYEKAQYFILLYKKFSTRNDKHFVNYNALQLVISLDINVCPYCNRNFINNTKLIADSSRNHYVKRTAQLDHFYPEAQYPYIAISFYNLIPVCGACNVIKLERPIGINPYLINNTDDHLIFDYSFNNTINSYKVEPSYMSKVFEQNWGVLGLEELYSIHNDYVEDLLLRIMLYNTLYKRDLSCYLNKWAGKTNTQYENLISSEDFERIIYGNYFIESDLNKSPLAKLTKDIVGKY; this comes from the coding sequence ATGATAGCTATTAAAATAAATGATAAAAGTATCGTAAATAAACATTTTGAATCCATTAAAAATCATTTAGTTAATACAAAAAACCTAAAATATAATTTTAGTGATTTAGATGACTGGATAAAGAGAATAACAAGAAACTATTGTGGATTGGAAGAGCTTATAATAGCGGAGCCAAATGAATTAAATGTGATTATTGAAAAAGTTCATGAGACTGGAATAAATTTTCATACAAAACCTACAAGCAAAGATAAAAATAGTGACTATGAAAAAGCACAATATTTTATTTTACTGTATAAGAAATTTTCGACTAGGAATGATAAGCATTTCGTTAATTATAATGCTTTACAGTTGGTTATTAGCCTTGATATAAATGTATGTCCTTATTGTAATAGGAACTTTATTAATAATACAAAGCTTATAGCAGATTCATCAAGAAATCACTATGTTAAAAGGACTGCGCAACTTGACCACTTTTATCCTGAGGCACAGTACCCTTACATTGCAATATCGTTCTATAACTTAATTCCAGTGTGTGGGGCTTGTAATGTAATTAAATTGGAACGCCCAATTGGTATAAATCCTTATTTAATAAATAATACAGATGATCATCTTATTTTTGATTATTCATTCAATAACACTATTAATTCATATAAAGTTGAGCCGAGTTATATGAGTAAAGTGTTTGAACAAAACTGGGGAGTATTGGGGTTAGAAGAACTTTATAGTATACACAATGATTATGTAGAAGATCTCTTATTGAGGATAATGCTATACAACACTTTATATAAAAGAGATTTATCATGTTATTTAAACAAATGGGCTGGAAAAACAAATACTCAATATGAAAACTTAATTTCAAGTGAGGACTTTGAGAGGATAATATATGGGAATTATTTTATAGAATCAGATTTAAATAAATCACCATTAGCTAAATTGACAAAAGATATAGTCGGAAAATATTAA